A region from the Vanacampus margaritifer isolate UIUO_Vmar chromosome 5, RoL_Vmar_1.0, whole genome shotgun sequence genome encodes:
- the fkrp gene encoding ribitol 5-phosphate transferase FKRP, which translates to MRITLCQGVLTGAIILNLLILYYVSRAQQQMMEKRKEHGRATRKAALPASPLGGGIGGLVGPGVEPGVAGVSNNRSPRVTVLLREFENFENYVGEVANSFLRQRPELPFLVVADTPPYPPLELPDGSRLLVLSLSPDQPPQAHRPEFHVQTEFVLLVPDGVDLEPARAIERLIKELEGEGGGPVRLVAAPVLARTAVQCLHLRVNLREWTATYSAAASGSSGSVCTALQGDAVVLIRTEDLFNLSVPLGRPLLPSLFIQTTLRGWKVKLLESPCFSANHRPLFSSAHNQWKADTRLKEATGKLMRSFGLKRLLLPEGKEQWHGCSKETPRCFGTVQDDTPDFLYLDRWTPPCCLRALRKTAKYVINILESSGVRYWLEGGSLLGAVRHQDIIPWDYDVDLGIYLEDVPNCDYLKNLDSGSLVDANGYVWERAVEGDFYRVQYSEANHLHVDLWPFYPRNGVMTKDTWTEHKQDTEFPEHFLQPLVSVPFAGINAYGPNNHRAFLELKFGEGVVENPQYPNPAKKRLDRAKL; encoded by the coding sequence ATGCGGATCACTTTATGTCAAGGTGTGTTGACCGGGGCCATCATCCTCAACCTCCTCATCCTTTACTATGTGTCTCGAGCTCAGCAGCAAATGATGGAGAAGAGGAAAGAACACGGCAGGGCCACCAGGAAGGCTGCCTTACCCGCCTCCCCTCTGGGGGGAGGCATAGGGGGACTGGTCGGGCCTGGAGTTGAGCCCGGAGTGGCCGGCGTGTCAAATAATCGCAGCCCACGCGTGACTGTGCTCCTGCGCGAGTTTGAAAACTTTGAGAATTATGTCGGGGAAGTCGCCAATTCCTTCCTGAGACAAAGACCTGAGCTTCCTTTCCTGGTTGTGGCCGACACGCCTCCGTACCCACCTTTGGAGCTCCCTGATGGCTCTCGCCTCCTGGTGCTCTCCCTGAGCCCGGACCAGCCACCGCAAGCGCACAGGCCCGAGTTTCACGTCCAGACGGAGTTTGTGCTCCTCGTACCGGACGGTGTGGATTTGGAGCCAGCGCGAGCTATTGAGAGGCTGATTAAGGAGCTGGAAGGCGAGGGTGGCGGTCCAGTGAGGCTGGTGGCTGCACCCGTTCTGGCTCGAACCGCCGTGCAGTGTCTCCACCTGAGGGTGAACCTCCGCGAGTGGACCGCCACTTACTCCGCCGCCGCATCCGGGAGCAGCGGCAGCGTGTGCACGGCCTTGCAAGGCGACGCCGTGGTGCTCATCCGCACGGAGGATCTGTTTAATCTGTCGGTGCCGCTCGGCCGGCCCCTGTTGCCCTCGCTCTTCATCCAGACCACGCTGAGGGGCTGGAAGGTGAAGCTCCTGGAGAGCCCGTGTTTTTCGGCCAACCACCGGCCCCTCTTCAGCTCGGCTCACAACCAGTGGAAGGCGGACACTCGCCTGAAGGAGGCCACGGGGAAGCTGATGAGGAGCTTCGGTCTGAAGCGTCTCCTGCTACCCGAGGGGAAGGAGCAGTGGCACGGCTGCAGCAAGGAAACGCCTCGCTGCTTCGGCACGGTGCAGGACGACACGCCGGACTTCCTCTACCTGGATCGCTGGACGCCTCCGTGTTGTTTGCGCGCACTTCGCAAAACCGCCAAATATGTCATCAACATCCTGGAGAGCTCTGGGGTGCGCTACTGGCTGGAAGGCGGGTCTTTGCTGGGCGCCGTCCGCCACCAGGACATCATCCCGTGGGATTACGACGTGGACCTGGGAATCTACCTGGAGGACGTGCCCAACTGCGATTACTTGAAGAACCTGGACTCCGGCTCGCTGGTGGACGCTAACGGCTACGTGTGGGAACGCGCGGTGGAAGGCGACTTCTACAGGGTGCAGTACAGCGAGGCCAACCACCTGCATGTGGACCTGTGGCCCTTCTACCCCCGCAACGGCGTCATGACCAAAGACACGTGGACAGAGCACAAGCAGGACACGGAGTTTCCCGAGCACTTCCTGCAGCCGCTCGTGTCCGTGCCCTTTGCGGGCATCAACGCCTACGGTCCGAATAACCACCGCGCCTTCTTGGAGCTCAAGTTCGGAGAAGGGGTTGTCGAAAACCCCCAGTACCCCAACCCTGCCAAGAAAAGATTGGACCGGGCCAAATTATGA